A single window of Granulicella mallensis MP5ACTX8 DNA harbors:
- a CDS encoding glutathione peroxidase, whose product MPTLYDLPLTTLSGSPTTLADFSGKALLIVNVASRCGLTPQYTDLETLYQQFKDKGFVILGFPANDFAGQEPGSNQEIAKFCSTDYPVTFPVFAKIAVTGPEQHPLYAELTSAAPEHVVNDAGFRGNISGYLKSQGLPEPAPLPAVLWNFEKFVVGRDGTVIARFAPDMLPSDPRIVSAIEQALSN is encoded by the coding sequence ATGCCGACTCTCTACGACCTCCCGCTCACGACCCTCTCCGGCTCCCCCACCACCCTCGCCGACTTCTCCGGCAAGGCCCTGCTGATCGTCAACGTCGCCTCCCGCTGCGGACTTACCCCCCAGTACACCGATCTCGAAACCCTCTATCAGCAGTTCAAGGACAAGGGGTTCGTAATCCTCGGCTTCCCCGCCAACGACTTCGCAGGCCAGGAACCCGGCTCCAATCAGGAGATCGCCAAGTTCTGCTCAACTGACTATCCCGTCACCTTCCCCGTGTTCGCCAAGATCGCCGTCACCGGCCCGGAACAGCACCCGCTCTACGCCGAGCTCACCTCGGCCGCGCCCGAGCATGTCGTCAACGACGCAGGCTTCCGCGGCAACATCTCCGGCTACCTCAAGTCCCAGGGCCTCCCCGAGCCCGCACCGCTCCCCGCCGTCCTCTGGAACTTCGAAAAGTTTGTCGTAGGCCGTGACGGCACCGTCATCGCCCGCTTTGCCCCCGACATGCTCCCCAGCGATCCCCGCATCGTCAGCGCAATCGAACAAGCCCTGTCCAATTAG
- a CDS encoding cysteine desulfurase family protein, with amino-acid sequence MQRIYLDANATTPVLPEVVEAMRPFWLESFGNPSSAHQSGQRTRSAVEHARGAMAKLLHCTSKEIIFTSGGTESDNLSLSGVLQPYLDSGEPAHLITSNIEHHAVLYTAESLERRGIEVTYLAPAHDGVIDPSALEAALKPHTKLVSIMLANNETGAVQPVGKLARIAKAHGTLVHTDAVQAAAKLPLDLSGEFKNVDLLSLSGHKMYAPQGTGVLFVRKGVQLAPLFHGGPHERQRRAGTENVPGIVGLGRAAELAHEWLNSQLDSRNSILAAETPAPTSLSALRDRLEQGLLSAIPNAIINASGAPRVPNTTNLRIAGIDAEALLIALDIQGIAASFGAACQSGATEPSHVLLAMGLSPAEARSSLRLSLSRLTTAEEIDRALEIIPAVVARLRSLS; translated from the coding sequence ATGCAGCGCATCTATCTCGACGCCAACGCAACAACGCCAGTCCTTCCCGAAGTCGTCGAGGCGATGCGTCCCTTCTGGCTGGAGAGCTTCGGCAACCCCAGCTCCGCGCACCAGTCCGGCCAGCGCACGCGCTCTGCCGTGGAGCACGCTCGCGGCGCAATGGCCAAGCTCCTCCACTGCACCTCGAAGGAGATCATCTTCACCTCCGGCGGCACCGAGAGCGATAACCTCTCGCTCTCGGGCGTCCTGCAGCCCTATCTCGACTCCGGCGAGCCTGCGCACCTCATCACCTCGAACATCGAGCACCACGCCGTCCTCTACACCGCGGAATCGCTCGAACGGCGCGGCATCGAAGTGACCTATCTCGCCCCTGCGCACGATGGTGTCATCGACCCCTCAGCGCTCGAAGCCGCATTGAAGCCGCACACCAAGCTGGTCTCCATCATGCTGGCGAATAACGAGACCGGCGCGGTCCAGCCCGTCGGCAAGCTCGCACGCATCGCCAAGGCCCACGGCACGCTCGTCCACACGGACGCCGTGCAAGCCGCCGCCAAGCTCCCGCTCGACCTCTCCGGCGAGTTCAAGAACGTCGATCTGCTCTCTCTCTCCGGCCACAAAATGTACGCCCCGCAAGGCACCGGCGTCCTCTTCGTGCGCAAGGGAGTCCAGCTCGCACCGCTCTTCCACGGCGGCCCGCACGAACGCCAGCGCCGCGCCGGCACAGAGAACGTCCCCGGCATCGTCGGCCTCGGCCGCGCCGCCGAGCTGGCCCACGAGTGGCTCAACTCGCAACTCGACTCTCGTAACTCGATCCTCGCAGCAGAAACCCCAGCGCCCACGAGTCTCAGCGCCCTCCGCGACCGTCTCGAACAAGGCCTGCTCAGCGCAATCCCCAACGCCATCATCAATGCCTCAGGCGCACCCCGCGTCCCTAACACCACCAACCTGCGCATCGCCGGTATCGACGCCGAAGCCCTGCTCATCGCGCTGGACATCCAGGGCATCGCCGCGAGCTTCGGCGCAGCCTGCCAGTCCGGTGCCACAGAACCCTCGCACGTGCTGCTGGCGATGGGCCTCAGCCCCGCGGAAGCCCGCTCCAGCCTGCGCCTCTCCCTCTCCCGCCTCACCACCGCCGAAGAGATCGACCGCGCACTCGAGATCATTCCAGCGGTAGTCGCACGCCTGCGCTCACTCAGCTAA
- a CDS encoding APC family permease, with product MSIFDVLFGKPLATSAEHDEHIGVAAGVPIFGLDGLTSAAYGPEAAMTLLIPLGVLGVSHYLLPIFGFILTLLVILYFSYRQTIIAYPNGGGSYTVASENLGDGAGLLAAAALMIDYILTAAVGVSAGVTALVSAVPELHPHQLLICLFILAAIAIVNMRGVRETGFVFMVPTFLFVGTILATIGVGVYRSVVSGGHPVAVLAPPPPIVTVLPHLSTWLLFALLLKAFSSGCAAMTGVEAVSNGTTAFKEPRSTNANRTLTVIIGILIILLAGLSYVARAYGVTAMDPDAHNFQSVLSIAVAAVFGRGWFYFLTMGAVLAALSFSANTAFADFPRMARAIAVRDYLPHVFLLRGRRLLFSHGIYALTGFTAIILIIFNGVTDRLIPLYAIGAFLAFTLSQAGMVRHWVKEKDAPHRHIKMFLNGLGAVATGITLLVVLTSKFMAGAWVTALLVPFLIGLMMMVKRHYVRVKMETEDPTPLRLTGLEPPIVVIPMARWDKITEKAMRFGMLMSPIVKVVHVDSDDSDALGCVWDKMVIKPVREHNMAEPELITVKSSYRTILSPLMDYVLKLEDENPGRKIAVLLPELVVRHWWENLLHNQRVQLLKLMLLLKGNQRIVVVNIPWYL from the coding sequence ATGAGCATTTTTGATGTTCTGTTTGGAAAACCGCTAGCGACCAGTGCCGAACACGACGAGCACATTGGCGTAGCGGCAGGAGTCCCGATCTTCGGGCTGGATGGACTTACCAGTGCGGCATATGGACCGGAAGCGGCCATGACCCTTCTGATTCCCCTGGGTGTCCTGGGCGTATCCCATTATCTGTTGCCCATCTTTGGATTCATTCTGACGTTGTTGGTGATCTTGTACTTCAGCTACCGGCAGACGATCATTGCCTACCCGAATGGTGGCGGATCGTATACCGTGGCCAGCGAAAACCTGGGTGACGGAGCAGGACTGCTGGCAGCAGCAGCCCTGATGATCGACTATATTCTGACGGCGGCGGTGGGTGTTTCCGCCGGTGTTACGGCGCTGGTCAGCGCCGTCCCTGAGCTGCATCCGCACCAGTTGCTGATCTGCCTCTTCATCCTGGCCGCGATCGCGATCGTGAACATGCGTGGCGTGCGCGAGACGGGTTTTGTGTTCATGGTGCCGACATTCCTCTTTGTCGGCACGATTTTGGCCACCATCGGTGTTGGTGTGTATCGCAGCGTGGTCAGCGGAGGGCATCCGGTGGCGGTCCTGGCACCCCCACCGCCCATTGTGACGGTCCTTCCACACCTTTCAACGTGGCTGCTCTTCGCTCTCCTGTTGAAGGCTTTTTCGAGCGGGTGCGCGGCCATGACGGGTGTGGAAGCTGTGTCGAACGGCACCACGGCGTTCAAGGAGCCACGCTCGACGAATGCCAATCGCACGTTGACGGTGATTATCGGCATCCTGATCATCCTGCTGGCAGGATTGTCTTACGTCGCCCGTGCTTATGGGGTTACGGCGATGGATCCCGATGCGCACAACTTCCAGAGCGTGTTGAGCATTGCTGTAGCGGCGGTGTTTGGACGTGGCTGGTTCTACTTCCTTACGATGGGCGCGGTTCTCGCCGCTCTGTCCTTTAGCGCGAACACGGCCTTTGCTGACTTTCCGCGCATGGCGCGTGCGATTGCCGTCAGGGACTATCTGCCGCATGTATTTTTGCTGCGCGGACGGCGGTTGCTGTTCTCGCACGGCATCTATGCGTTGACTGGCTTTACGGCCATCATCCTGATCATCTTCAACGGCGTGACGGACAGGTTGATCCCTTTGTATGCGATCGGCGCCTTTTTGGCGTTCACTCTTAGCCAGGCGGGCATGGTCAGGCACTGGGTGAAGGAGAAGGACGCTCCGCATCGCCACATCAAGATGTTCCTCAATGGACTGGGCGCGGTGGCGACGGGCATTACGCTGCTGGTCGTTCTGACCTCGAAGTTCATGGCCGGCGCGTGGGTGACCGCGCTGCTGGTGCCTTTCCTCATCGGTCTCATGATGATGGTGAAGCGGCACTATGTGCGAGTCAAGATGGAGACGGAAGACCCGACGCCGTTGCGGCTCACGGGCCTGGAACCGCCTATCGTTGTGATCCCGATGGCACGGTGGGACAAGATCACCGAGAAGGCCATGCGCTTCGGCATGCTGATGAGCCCGATCGTGAAGGTCGTCCATGTGGACAGCGACGATTCGGATGCCTTGGGTTGTGTCTGGGACAAGATGGTGATCAAGCCGGTGCGCGAACACAATATGGCCGAGCCGGAGTTGATTACGGTGAAGAGCAGCTATCGCACGATCCTGTCTCCGCTGATGGACTATGTGCTGAAGCTGGAGGACGAGAATCCAGGACGCAAGATTGCGGTACTGCTGCCGGAGCTCGTGGTGCGGCACTGGTGGGAGAACCTGCTGCACAATCAGCGCGTGCAGTTGCTGAAGCTGATGCTGTTGTTGAAGGGCAATCAGCGGATCGTTGTGGTGAATATTCCCTGGTATCTGTGA